Proteins found in one Ovis canadensis isolate MfBH-ARS-UI-01 breed Bighorn chromosome 20, ARS-UI_OviCan_v2, whole genome shotgun sequence genomic segment:
- the BTN3A3 gene encoding LOW QUALITY PROTEIN: butyrophilin subfamily 3 member A3 (The sequence of the model RefSeq protein was modified relative to this genomic sequence to represent the inferred CDS: substituted 3 bases at 3 genomic stop codons) → MKMALSLDSSISPPYLLHLRPAAHSLLRIHNVRASDSGNYLCYFQNGNFYEKALLELKVAALGSDLHIQVMGHENGGIHWGCESISWYPQPQIQWRDAEAQNMPAVTAPLAADGACLYAVTSSLIMKGGSGEGVSFIIRNPLLNQEKTARISIAEPFFRRAQRWIAAFAGTLTVCLLLLAGAGYFLWLQRKEKEALFTEKERAKKEKEATWAENKQEQRIKEMLQYELEWRKVQYMTHKVEEGPLPSWAGCGHPALDLGSLNQTQGLRAEALRSRNNGSPTIQPPKISAEDVLSDSNTVNPILLVSDDQRSLQRAEECXNLPDSPKXFGWHYCVLGCKSFTSGRHHWEEEIGDRKQWHVGVCKEDVERKCWIKMSPENDFXTIGLSDENDYPALTEPRTKLTVASPPEKVGVFLDYETGEVSFYNTVAGSHIYTFPHTSFSRPLWPVFRILTLEPTTLTICPVSTGGGSPGVPDLVPDLSLETPVVLTSAEENGEPQAEVTSLLLPAQPAAEGLFPNSSNKSQP, encoded by the exons ATGAAAATGGCTTTGTCCCTAGACTCTTCCATTTCACCTCCTTATCTGCTTCATCTCCGACCAGCTGCTCACTCCTTGCTCCGAATACACAACGTTAGAGCCTCTGACAGTGGAAACTACCTGTGTTATTTCCAAAATGGCAACTTCTATGAGAAAGCCTTATTGGAGCTGAAGGTTGCAG CACTGGGCTCTGACCTTCACATTCAAGTGATGGGCCATGAGAATGGGGGGATCCACTGGGGATGCGAGTCCATCAGCTGGTATCCCCAGCCCCAGATTCAGTGGAGAGATGCTGAGGCCCAGAACATGCCAGCTGTGACAGCACCTCTGGCTGCAGATGGAGCGTGCCTGTATGCAGTCACATCATCTCTAATCATGAAAGGCGGCTCTGGAGAAGGGGTATCTTTTATCATCAGAAATCCCCTCCTCAACCAGGAAAAGACAGCCCGGATTTCCATCGCAG AACCCTTCTTCAGGAGGGCCCAGCGCTGGATCGCTGCCTTTGCAGGGACCCTGACGGTCTGTCTGCTGCTTCTCGCTGGAGCTGGTTACTTCCTGTGGctacagaggaaggaaaaagaggctCTGTTCACGGAGAAAGAAAGAgcgaaaaaggaaaaagaagcaacTTGGGCAGAAAACAAGCAAGAACAAAGAATAAAAG AAATGCTTCAGTATGAGCTTG AGTGGAGAAAGGTCCAGTACATGACTCATAA AGTGGAAGAAGGTCCTCTTCCAAGCTG GGCAGGCTGTGGGCACCCAGCCCTGGACTTGGGCTCCCTCAATCAAACCCAGGGCTTGAGGGCTGAGGCTCTGAGATCTAGGAACAATGGTTCACCCACCATTCAGCCCCCCAAAATTTCTGCAGAGGATGTGCTTTCGGATTCCAACACAGTGAACCCCATCCTGCTCGTGTCTGAtgaccagaggagcctgcagcGGGCAGAGGAATGCTGAAATCTGCCAGACAGCCCCAAGTGATTTGGTTGGCACTACTGTGTGCTTGGCTGCAAGAGCTTCACGTCAGGGAGACATCACTGGGAGGAGGAGATCGGGGACAGGAAACAGTGGCATGTGGGGGTGTGCAAGGAGGACGTGGAGAGAAAATGCTGGATTAAAATGAGCCCGGAGAATGACTTCTGAACTATAGGGCTGTCTGATGAGAATGACTACCCGGCTCTCACTGAGCCCCGGACCAAACTGACAGTTGCCAGCCCTCCTGAAAAAGTGGGGGTTTTCCTGGACTATGAGACTGGTGAAGTCTCCTTCTACAACACTGTGGCTGGATCTCATATCTACACCTTCCCACACACCTCCTTCTCCAGGCCTCTGTGGCCTGTTTTCAGGATTTTGACCTTGGAGCCCACTACCTTGACCATTTGCCCAGTGTCAACAGGAGGAGGGAGTCCTGGTGTTCCTGACCTAGTGCCTGACCTTTCTCTGGAAACCCCAGTGGTCCTGACCTCAGCTGAAGAGAATGGAGAGCCTCAGGCTGAAGTCACATCCTTGCTTCTCCCTGCCCAGCCTGCAGCTGAGGGTCTCTTCCCTAACAGCAGCAACAAATCGCAACCATAA